The window GGCTGCTCCACCTTTATCTATTATGGGTTGGTAGATTGGTTTGAAGCCTCTGTTGACGAAGTTTGCTGTGACAAGGGTTTCTTTTTTGGGATTTATTGTGATGTGTCCATAGTTGGGTGGTATGATGAGTTTGTCGCCTCTCTCTGCTTCGTATAGGATGACATCGGTTATGTCGTCTTCGAGTTTTTGCAGTATGAAGTGTGCCCCGCCGTGTAATACTTCGTAGATTTCTGGGTATGTTAGGTTGTCGGAGGCTAGGGGGTGGTAGTGGCCTAGGGTCTTGACGAATTCTCTTCCCAGCATTCTTGGAGGGATGACTGTTATGTCGTATCTCAAGTTCAGTTGGAGCATTTGGTCGCGGTGTTGGGGTTTGCATATGTCGCGGTACATGAGGTAGAGGGTGAG is drawn from Candidatus Bathyarchaeia archaeon and contains these coding sequences:
- a CDS encoding glucose-6-phosphate isomerase family protein, whose protein sequence is MLDLSNSGLNIKLDTETNTLILPPNLETTPDRRLFKEIKPILYEKVNLPEDLTLYLMYRDICKPQHRDQMLQLNLRYDITVIPPRMLGREFVKTLGHYHPLASDNLTYPEIYEVLHGGAHFILQKLEDDITDVILYEAERGDKLIIPPNYGHITINPKKETLVTANFVNRGFKPIYQPIIDKGGAAYFEILEGENPKFIKNTNYMKLPRLRRAKPPSPKKLQLDNEPMYSTFEKNPRAFEFLSFPENFTDKITLPPR